In Pseudophryne corroboree isolate aPseCor3 chromosome 2, aPseCor3.hap2, whole genome shotgun sequence, the sequence ccgctcctctggactatccaggtaagcagtctatatcgtggacaggggaggtgacataacactgtaatgctgtggaggggaggtagttaggtgaggattccgcaagtctgtctatgtgcacgcctgtgatggtatatatgttttttgagAGCAAACAAATTATAAGTTAAGAAAAACAACTCTAAAAACTtgagaaatggagtattatgaatgtagtaatgtttagaactagcaaatatatttttagaaaagtaaacattgcatgttggccaccccatacagagccaagcttgatggccgacgtggaccagcagggacaagaccaacaggcaaccttcacactgcaactaacacctgttgacccgagccagccaatacagctgcaggatatcccccaagcctccatgagtccacaactggcacaagctccaccccagccacaaataccagatgacttttggtccagttggacaagccaacagacccaaagcaatgccagcctgaccgcacatacccaacaccttgccagtctgccccatcatctaccgcgcattagtcgcaactcaggcagactgattgtccaagtaggccgaatcgcaacatcgatggagcaaatacgggcagacaacaaccaaatgctggctcatttaacgcgcatcattgatgagcaacagcgccaccaACAAACACTCGtacaactaatacagcacaaccaggttgtgaatgagtctttatcccggattgtagccagccacactgcaaccaacacacaactgaatgcaagcataaataatttgagcaacaacataatattgatggcagctcaacaagtgacctccagctctggaaccacgacccctatccaaacgccagtaacctcccctgttcggcgttcctcccgagcacgtgccagtgagccagcacaaagcacagcacccagcacacacaagcggaaaaaataagacTTTTGAAAAATTTGAGTAACGCAATAAAAATTTAGTTTtgtcaaacacacaacttcctgtgtccgtctcaaacattgtagaagctgctatgtatgtatgtatgtttttcatgggtaatgtctgaaaatgtattgataacataaactaagtacaatgtacacaccactataaacaacaaacagtaagtaacaaaacacacaattgattgtattgcaaagtgtttagtcaaggataattacatccgacaaaaacttaccagaaaaataccgctggatcacttcttgccgtacctgcctccctacatatgtactcacactgtcaccagatgtttctaactcctctgcttgctgactgctttctccctcatcatgtgccagatgttgacgtaaacacagattatggagaaaacagcagcagaacacaattctagtcacctttgagggactatacaacaaaaggcctgcagatttatccagacaccgaaaccgtgacttcagcacaccaaaacatctttctatcacattccgcgtagccttatgtgcatgattgtaactgtgttcagcaggagaatcaggttgggacaatggagtaaggagccaagagtagcagccgtaacccccatcacctgaaaaacagatatagtcaacattagtacatgtgttagaTTATTCATTCCCCTAGtcaaaactcgagtttgtggttaaaagacatacacacaaaacattttaaacatacccaacagccagccatcaggcatttgtccatcctcaaatttatcgaagagcgatgactgactgaggatgaaggagtcatggcagccaccagggtaacctgcaacaacactcataattttaaagtttgcatcacagaccacctggacattagttgattgggccagatgtctattcgtatatatgtattggcggcccctaggtgatctcagctgaacgtgtgtgcaatctatggcccccagcacattgggcatgccagcaagctcatagaaagctaccctgacagcacgccgctccgactcctgggtagggaagcagattgaggcattaatatgtggatccaagacatccaaaacctgagtggacattaaacaagctaaggtgagtgtcatgttaggtattctatacaatactgtgttgtttgtacttacagaagcaacacttagacataaccggctatgttttttttgactcacctgattcaaatatcttgaaaaggtgggctgtgagataccaatcacgtcgcctgccacagcctggaagctcccagtagccataaagtgtaacacagccaggagtttgtgtaggcctgagacagagcgagagcgtgctgtctcagggtctaggcccagtttgacaaggtcatacaggcggaaaatgttggttctatttaggcggaacatctgtatgaccctatcatcggacaatgcgtttaagtttaaacgacctctaaaaaaacgaggctggcgcagcctccgcggcacctggacaacctgctgaccatgttcacttacctggccctgatttctggaagcctcatggagcagtctaaggtatcccacagcaaacataaattcattggcacacaccacagccgccatttcagagtgagagaatttcaaaatgtgcctggaacacttttatagggccaaacattcaggtgtgagtaatggataattgagtacacatgtaaacacgcttttcaaaagcagccgcgtttttttttaggacttttttacgaattgtattttttcacggccgcaaatgcattttcacggcagatattacaattacgaatggttagtaaatgaccgagattcatatctaaacaggcgtattttgaccgatggtgtattcattcgtgatttttaccttgaacttccaaaatattacgaatgcccacatcactgccgtgatttgagtttagtaaattaccgagatgacactttgatgaaaaaacggcatctcggtcaaaatcgggagcttagtaaatttaccccttgttctgtataaacctttacgacCAGGCCAGAACTACGTTTTGTGttgttataattactcccttaatacacttatttcaaatttatctatatagcaaacaaatgtatctgatttcacacagatctataatgactaatatCCCATGGCAACAAtgtgtgggagagtatgcaaaatattggtaccctttgtgtacgcttttggcgtaaaaaaaaaattacacagatttttaaatagcttttttcctgtttacctccggattctatcagcacctctgtagactagacagagcagacatGATCTAATTCAGCACAAAAGAGAGTTTTAAAACATcctagcaaccaggaaaaggtttcacTTAAAGAtgcatctccaccctttgctgatagatcaaagtctgctctGGTCTGCCAGTCCATGAATGTGTGAAAACCGTCCGAGCTCCCAATTGTTAATGTtaattaacatacaggacagaaaaagcaataccttttacactgaaattcgagcagctgtggctgctggatgtaatctttaacatacGTACTTTTTTCTAActtagcatacacacacaccgacacgccgtgagcacaatgcagctacacgtgtgcctgaagtacacttataaccttagcagggaaagtgacatgacaccaattgtatttaagatgttgggatccgacccaccaacatataattgataaaaaaaagggggttacaataacaatacaatcacaataagagaaaagaggctacaatacaatagtACATACATTTTGCTTCGCCAGCACCACAcagtccggtgctcagtcaatctgcaagatgaccttcagagagagagtgaccggctagacagcttagcttttatacagttggtaaaaacacaatacaatggaagcTAACCTCTTTATtcgtaggtcaaagggctggtcatttacagtacaggaggggtcatagttgggtttgaaaaggtgggcgatgtctgttccaggtgtgcttgcagttagtctccactgggttcctgccgaatatcagagtacagtaaacacagtttaatattaatatcctgttcctgcgcataactattcacaTGAgcttgctatcttctgcaaactgctaccggaatgttgcccttaaaataccctacagttggataccaaacaccacctcataacctaatgctgtcccctcatatcctgtaaaggtgaatcccttagttgttgtaccttttaaacaagtataacttgctggagtggtgcgtgtgggctatgtgtacattgtgcactatgtgaattaaatatgagatttgtctgtggcttttccatgcgagtacaaatgctaccgtaattacccataccacacgctaatacgcaggaccgcgtgagcgtcctacgcaacttgcgaatatgtgcacgcacggcagaacaagtacatgcacagaggccatctgtgtggtgtttgtacgtgatgtgtgtactgtaatattttccaacttcgacacctctttcacttaaacacacccaCAAATGCTTCTTtcacttaataacacacacacgcctctttcacttaaacacacacaaacacctctttcacttaaaaacacacacacgcctcacacacacatgcctctttcacttaaacacacacaaatgcctctttcacttaaaaacacacacacacatgcctctctctcacacacacacacacacacacacacacacacgggcgtaTCTACTCTTTGGCCAGGATGGCAGTTGCCAGGGCGCCGAGCCAAAGGGGGGGTACTGCCATCTGCGGCCAGGGGTTAGACGCACGGATGTGACATGGCTctccagtagcgcacgcagggggggggggttccaagtacctggaaacccctcctgatgagccaaatgttttattactgagacggagacagcatttTCTCCATCTCAGAAA encodes:
- the LOC135051204 gene encoding uncharacterized protein LOC135051204, producing the protein MAKEAKSARKTGGGPPFRATYREWEEPVRALIPAEVVSATHVRDSDRPTQDVRQTSRPDRPQTTQDDAGIAGSASVSLPPLRRPSQGSGHLPRRPSKTRRLGTESAAPSSPPRRRISAVSPQPPLALLASPQSDEPRSPQLSEPSLMADVDQQGQDQQATFTLQLTPVDPSQPIQLQDIPQASMSPQLAQAPPQPQIPDDFWSSWTSQQTQSNASLTAHTQHLASLPHHLPRISRNSGRLIVQVGRIATSMEQIRADNNQMLAHLTRIIDEQQRHQQTLVQLIQHNQVVNESLSRIVASHTATNTQLNASINNLSNNIILMAAQQVTSSSGTTTPIQTPVTSPVRRSSRARASEPAQSTAPSTHKRKK